The following proteins are encoded in a genomic region of Catellatospora sp. TT07R-123:
- the cbiQ gene encoding cobalt ECF transporter T component CbiQ, whose amino-acid sequence MGAGHTHSMYVHGHSPVHRLAPEVKIAAAVLFTIVVVATPRELAGAFAAYAVMIGVLAVLARVPAGWLARRSLIELPFVATALLLPFFASGPRTHVLGLSVAVEGLWGGWNILIKGTLGVLVALLLAGTTPARDILVGLDRLRTPQAITQIALFMLRYLDVLADEARRMRLARISRLDDPRFLWQLRGFAAGLGTLFLRAFERGERVYLAMRSRGYTGRLPAALHEGTAAGARQWAVAAIVPAAAAAVLLLGRIGV is encoded by the coding sequence ATGGGCGCCGGGCACACCCACTCGATGTACGTGCACGGGCACTCGCCCGTACACCGCCTCGCCCCCGAGGTGAAGATCGCCGCGGCGGTGCTGTTCACGATCGTGGTGGTGGCGACGCCGCGCGAGCTGGCGGGCGCCTTCGCGGCGTACGCGGTGATGATCGGAGTCCTGGCCGTGCTGGCCCGGGTCCCGGCCGGGTGGCTGGCCCGGCGCAGCCTGATCGAGCTGCCGTTCGTGGCCACCGCGCTGCTGCTGCCGTTCTTCGCCTCCGGACCGCGCACCCACGTGCTCGGGCTGAGCGTCGCCGTCGAGGGGCTCTGGGGCGGGTGGAACATCCTGATCAAGGGCACGCTGGGCGTACTGGTGGCGCTGCTGCTGGCGGGCACCACCCCGGCCCGCGACATCCTGGTCGGCCTCGACCGGCTGCGGACCCCGCAGGCGATCACGCAGATCGCCCTGTTCATGCTGCGCTACCTGGACGTGCTCGCCGACGAGGCACGGCGGATGCGGCTGGCCCGGATCTCGCGGCTGGACGACCCGCGCTTCCTGTGGCAGCTGCGCGGCTTCGCCGCGGGCCTGGGCACCCTGTTCCTGCGCGCGTTCGAACGCGGCGAGCGGGTCTACCTGGCGATGCGCTCGCGCGGCTACACCGGGCGGCTGCCCGCCGCGCTGCACGAGGGCACCGCCGCCGGCGCGCGCCAGTGGGCGGTCGCCGCGATCGTGCCCGCGGCGGCCGCCGCGGTGCTCCTGCTCGGAAGGATCGGCGTATGA
- a CDS encoding energy-coupling factor ABC transporter ATP-binding protein, whose amino-acid sequence MTTAALHLDGVRYAYPDGHQALHGVDLRVEPGERVALLGPNGAGKTTLVLHLNGILPGTGAIGSEGTVRVGDRAVEPRDRAGLAEVRRRVGIVFQDPDDQLFLPTVGEDVAFGPANLGLRGAELAERVDEALAAVGMADMKARAPHHLSLGQRRRVAVATVLAMRPDLLVLDEPSSNLDPQARRELAEIILGLDVTVLMVTHDLPYALQLCERSVILDSGRIVADAPTRDLLADDDLLTRHRLELPYGFAIPTSS is encoded by the coding sequence ATGACCACCGCCGCACTGCACCTCGACGGCGTCCGGTACGCCTACCCCGACGGCCACCAGGCCCTGCACGGCGTCGACCTGCGCGTCGAGCCCGGCGAGCGGGTCGCCCTGCTCGGCCCCAACGGGGCGGGCAAGACCACGCTGGTACTGCACCTCAACGGCATCCTGCCCGGGACCGGCGCGATCGGCTCCGAGGGCACGGTGCGGGTGGGCGACCGCGCCGTCGAGCCGCGCGACCGGGCCGGGCTGGCCGAGGTCCGGCGCCGGGTCGGCATCGTCTTCCAGGACCCCGACGACCAGCTGTTCCTGCCCACGGTCGGCGAGGACGTGGCGTTCGGCCCGGCCAACCTGGGCCTGCGCGGCGCGGAGCTGGCCGAGCGGGTCGACGAGGCCCTGGCCGCCGTGGGCATGGCCGACATGAAGGCGCGCGCCCCGCACCACCTGTCGCTGGGGCAGCGCCGCCGCGTCGCCGTCGCGACCGTGCTGGCGATGCGCCCCGACCTGCTGGTGCTCGACGAGCCCTCGTCGAACCTCGACCCGCAGGCGCGACGGGAACTCGCCGAGATCATCCTCGGGCTGGACGTGACGGTCCTGATGGTCACCCACGACCTGCCGTACGCCCTCCAGCTGTGCGAACGCTCGGTGATCCTCGACAGCGGCCGCATCGTCGCCGACGCCCCGACCCGGGACCTGCTCGCCGACGACGACCTGCTGACCCGCCACCGCCTGGAACTCCCCTACGGCTTCGCCATCCCAACGTCCAGCTGA
- a CDS encoding PDGLE domain-containing protein, whose protein sequence is MYALRGRRLDPAGAGTSSRRFVLAGLGVAAVLAGGVSYLASSSPDGLDATTLDGCTLNEAGEIIAGNCIAQRAGGHELGGSLLADYAVKGLKDSTGLAGLLGVVLTFALGLGVFWLVRRRRAAAGAQRPVEPVGAGDRG, encoded by the coding sequence GTGTACGCGCTGCGCGGCCGCCGCCTCGACCCGGCCGGGGCCGGCACGTCCAGCCGCAGGTTCGTGCTGGCGGGCCTGGGCGTGGCCGCCGTGCTCGCGGGCGGCGTCAGCTACCTGGCCTCCAGCTCCCCGGACGGCCTCGACGCGACCACCCTCGACGGCTGCACCCTGAACGAGGCCGGGGAGATCATCGCCGGGAACTGCATCGCGCAGCGGGCGGGCGGCCACGAGCTGGGCGGATCGCTGCTGGCCGACTACGCCGTCAAGGGCCTGAAGGACTCCACCGGCCTGGCCGGGCTGCTCGGTGTCGTGCTCACGTTCGCGCTCGGGCTGGGTGTCTTCTGGCTGGTCCGGCGCCGCCGGGCGGCGGCCGGGGCGCAGCGCCCGGTCGAGCCGGTCGGTGCCGGGGACCGGGGCTGA